In Bordetella holmesii ATCC 51541, the following proteins share a genomic window:
- a CDS encoding UDP-glucose/GDP-mannose dehydrogenase family, UDP binding domain protein: MDPYYLTHKAQSIGYHPEIILAGRRLNDSMGGYVVSQLVKCMTKKRLHVQGARVLVMGLTFKENCPDLRNTRVVDIVKELGEYSVDVDVYDPWVDADEARHKYGITPVAQPAEGSYDAIILAVSHQQFVDMGAEAIRRLGKPEHVLYDLKYVLSAEESDLRL; the protein is encoded by the coding sequence GTGGATCCCTACTACCTGACGCACAAGGCGCAATCCATCGGCTACCACCCGGAAATCATTCTGGCTGGCCGGCGCCTGAACGACTCGATGGGCGGCTACGTGGTGTCGCAGCTGGTCAAGTGCATGACGAAAAAGCGCTTGCACGTGCAGGGCGCGCGCGTGCTGGTGATGGGCCTGACCTTCAAGGAAAACTGCCCGGATCTGCGCAATACCCGCGTGGTCGACATCGTCAAGGAACTGGGCGAGTACAGCGTGGACGTGGATGTCTACGATCCGTGGGTCGACGCCGACGAGGCGCGGCATAAGTACGGCATCACGCCGGTGGCCCAGCCGGCCGAAGGCAGCTATGACGCCATCATCCTGGCGGTGTCGCACCAGCAGTTCGTGGACATGGGCGCCGAGGCCATCCGCAGGCTGGGCAAGCCCGAGCATGTGCTCTATGACCTGAAATACGTGCTGTCGGCCGAAGAGTCGGATCTGCGCCTGTAG
- a CDS encoding serine hydrolase family protein, producing MRLQPIIIPGWKDSRPGHWQTLWADSLPYARRLRQQDWQNPQRAQWLAALCASVDEASSPVLLIAHSLGCLVAASLPIALRSRVAGALLVAPADVEQAGTPACLRDFAPIPQQPLPFQSVVVASDNDPYCSLSRARHFAQDWGSRFVVVPQAGHLNADSGLGQWPQGLKLLGALRRRAAWRVSPPSPRISPVPPLANSSGAG from the coding sequence ATGAGACTCCAACCTATCATCATTCCTGGGTGGAAAGACTCCCGGCCCGGGCACTGGCAGACCTTATGGGCAGACAGCCTGCCGTACGCACGGCGCCTGCGCCAGCAGGACTGGCAGAACCCTCAGCGAGCTCAATGGTTGGCCGCGCTTTGTGCGTCGGTCGACGAAGCCTCCAGCCCGGTGCTGCTGATCGCCCACAGCCTTGGCTGTCTGGTCGCCGCGTCGCTGCCGATCGCGCTGCGCTCTCGTGTGGCCGGGGCATTGCTCGTGGCGCCCGCTGACGTCGAGCAGGCCGGCACACCCGCCTGCCTGCGAGATTTTGCGCCTATCCCGCAGCAGCCTCTGCCCTTCCAAAGCGTTGTGGTGGCCAGCGACAACGATCCGTATTGTTCCTTGAGCCGAGCCCGGCACTTCGCCCAGGATTGGGGCAGCCGTTTTGTCGTCGTGCCGCAAGCCGGCCATCTCAACGCCGACAGCGGCCTTGGCCAGTGGCCGCAAGGGCTCAAACTGTTGGGCGCCTTGCGACGCCGCGCGGCCTGGAGGGTATCTCCGCCGTCACCGCGCATTTCTCCGGTACCGCCCCTGGCCAACAGTTCAGGAGCAGGCTGA
- a CDS encoding nucleotide sugar dehydrogenase family protein — protein MSIRSIFSDFQLAIVGLGYVGLPLAVEFGKKRSVVGFDINARRIDELRRGHDHTLEVDDKELAEAKHLSYTTDHAELGQANVFIVTVPTPIDEYKQPDLTPLVKASETIGAVLKRGDIVIYESTVYPGATEEDCVPVLERVSGLKFNEDFFAGYSPERINPGDKAHRVSTIKKVTSGSTHEVAELVDQLYKEIIVAGTHKASSIRVAEAAKVIENTQRDVNIALINELALIFNKMGIDTEAVLQAAGTKWNFLPFRPGLVGGIALAWIPTT, from the coding sequence ATGAGCATACGCTCCATCTTTTCTGATTTCCAACTGGCCATCGTGGGCCTGGGCTATGTCGGTCTGCCGCTGGCGGTGGAGTTCGGCAAGAAGCGCTCCGTCGTCGGGTTTGACATCAACGCGCGCCGCATCGACGAGTTGCGCCGCGGCCATGACCACACGCTGGAAGTGGATGACAAGGAGCTGGCCGAAGCCAAGCACCTGAGCTATACGACCGACCACGCCGAGCTGGGCCAGGCCAATGTTTTCATCGTGACCGTGCCCACGCCCATCGATGAGTACAAACAGCCGGACCTGACGCCGCTGGTCAAGGCAAGCGAAACCATCGGTGCGGTGCTCAAGCGCGGCGACATTGTGATTTACGAATCCACCGTCTACCCTGGCGCGACCGAGGAAGACTGCGTGCCGGTGCTCGAGCGCGTCTCGGGCTTGAAATTCAATGAGGATTTCTTTGCCGGCTACAGCCCCGAGCGCATCAACCCGGGCGACAAGGCGCATCGTGTCTCGACGATCAAGAAGGTGACTTCCGGCTCGACGCACGAAGTGGCCGAGCTGGTCGACCAGCTCTACAAGGAAATCATCGTCGCCGGCACGCACAAGGCCTCGAGCATCCGGGTGGCCGAAGCCGCCAAGGTCATCGAGAACACGCAGCGCGACGTCAACATTGCGCTGATCAATGAGCTGGCGCTGATCTTCAACAAGATGGGCATCGACACCGAGGCCGTGCTGCAGGCGGCGGGCACGAAGTGGAACTTCCTGCCGTTTCGCCCGGGCCTGGTGGGGGGCATTGCATTGGCGTGGATCCCTACTACCTGA
- a CDS encoding ABC transporter family protein, producing the protein MATLSFRNVKKTYAGNVPVIHGIDMDIKDGEFIVIVGPSGCGKSTLMRMVAGLETVTSGEIIIDGKPVNDLEPAERDIAMVFQNYALYPHMSVFENMAYGLKIRKVPKAEIQKRVEAAAQILELGKLLERRPRQLSGGQRQRVAMGRAIVREPKVFLFDEPLSNLDAKLRVAMRLEILKLHRRLNTTSLYVTHDQVEAMTLAHRMVVMYQGVPEQIGTPMEVFDKPASTFVAGFIGSPPMNLIEVDVAGDGTMQTLEGTALQISPLQVPQSVRGRKVVMGLRPEHMLLNAEGIPVVIEMIETLGSEQLVHGRNGKNMIVVRCTTRQLSESTIRVGDTMSIGPDGRHDLHWFELDSGRRVAGL; encoded by the coding sequence ATGGCTACCCTAAGTTTCCGCAACGTAAAGAAAACCTACGCCGGCAACGTGCCGGTCATCCATGGCATAGACATGGATATCAAGGATGGTGAATTCATCGTCATCGTCGGCCCTTCCGGTTGTGGGAAATCCACGCTCATGCGCATGGTGGCCGGGCTCGAGACCGTTACCAGCGGCGAGATCATCATCGACGGAAAACCCGTCAATGACCTGGAGCCGGCCGAGCGCGACATCGCCATGGTGTTTCAGAACTATGCTCTCTATCCGCACATGAGCGTGTTCGAGAACATGGCGTATGGTCTGAAAATCCGTAAGGTCCCCAAGGCAGAGATCCAGAAACGTGTCGAGGCCGCCGCACAGATCCTGGAGCTGGGCAAGTTGCTCGAGCGGCGCCCGCGCCAACTGTCGGGTGGGCAGCGTCAACGCGTCGCCATGGGTCGGGCCATTGTGCGCGAGCCCAAGGTCTTTCTGTTTGACGAGCCGTTGTCCAATCTGGATGCCAAGCTGCGGGTGGCCATGCGGCTGGAAATCCTCAAGCTTCATCGGCGCCTGAACACCACCAGTCTTTATGTCACGCACGATCAGGTAGAAGCGATGACACTGGCGCACCGCATGGTGGTCATGTATCAGGGCGTGCCGGAGCAGATCGGGACTCCGATGGAGGTCTTTGACAAACCTGCCTCCACCTTCGTAGCCGGATTTATCGGGTCTCCCCCAATGAATCTGATCGAGGTCGATGTGGCTGGCGACGGCACTATGCAGACGCTAGAAGGTACAGCACTACAGATTTCGCCGCTCCAGGTGCCTCAGTCGGTACGCGGCCGTAAAGTCGTCATGGGGCTGCGCCCCGAACACATGCTGCTCAATGCAGAGGGCATTCCCGTGGTCATCGAGATGATCGAAACCCTGGGTTCGGAGCAATTGGTGCATGGTCGCAACGGCAAGAACATGATTGTCGTGCGCTGTACGACCCGCCAGTTGTCGGAATCGACCATACGAGTCGGAGACACCATGAGCATCGGCCCGGATGGCCGGCACGATCTGCATTGGTTCGAACTGGACTCCGGACGACGCGTCGCCGGCCTGTGA
- a CDS encoding glycosyl transferases group 1 family protein: MPSSFADQLEEVLVGAVQEEVPTRDVEEQARSLMQRQVAANDALSAVVHLLEYVRRYPDTELFQVLVARSLEAAHRPDDSLAVWRGIQHRFPDSADAFILMLRGVKRQLGVDAARQEIEKYFAGGSQAARDILLEAKSWDEIGHPELADAAFARLVDSHPEFEDGYAVWAQSQNRRGVLWRGREILQLGLKRLGERGRKLTRRLGALDTDLAALTALGVSWSENNVPVSVLVLQRLFQEIGRRRNEEIDPKPESFVGKVLMINGSLGAGGAERQFVNTAVALQTAMLQGQSIAEHDVLGPIQVVCRSLRSREGADFFAATLREHDIPVAVYADMPAWGGSEFASLLAPYREYLRFLPKQIIEGTSKLTDVIRSGAPRVVHIWQDGSIFATALAALLAGVPRIVLSVRTMPPIDRPDRYRVEYDIIYSELLKMRGVVLSSNSSFAARRYADWLDLDARRIPVVYNGLAPLKSVSDDACVQMMQAFSARTSEQAFTVGTVMRVDENKRPFLWVEAAQQFARTNPHARFVMVGAGPLLEPVKEFAQRLGISDRILFTGLSRRVGYWLEQFDAFLLLSRFEGLPNVLIEAQFAGVPVVTTLAGGAGEAVQEGVTGLTLRAENTTAEEVNIALGRLYAMRQDDADIGRKARHWARARFSLSQMISATVRCYQGL; this comes from the coding sequence TTGCCGTCTTCGTTTGCGGATCAACTGGAAGAAGTGCTGGTGGGGGCTGTGCAGGAAGAGGTACCCACGCGCGATGTCGAAGAACAGGCCCGCTCGCTCATGCAACGCCAGGTGGCCGCAAACGACGCCTTGAGCGCCGTGGTGCATTTGCTGGAGTATGTGCGGCGCTACCCGGACACCGAACTCTTTCAAGTGCTGGTTGCACGCAGCCTGGAAGCCGCCCATCGTCCCGATGACAGCCTGGCCGTCTGGCGCGGAATCCAGCACCGGTTTCCCGACTCGGCGGACGCCTTCATCTTGATGCTGCGCGGCGTCAAACGGCAGTTAGGCGTTGACGCCGCGCGTCAGGAGATAGAGAAGTACTTCGCCGGGGGCAGTCAGGCCGCGCGCGACATCCTGCTTGAGGCGAAGAGCTGGGACGAGATCGGCCACCCGGAACTGGCCGATGCGGCCTTCGCCCGGCTGGTCGACTCGCATCCGGAGTTCGAAGATGGTTATGCGGTGTGGGCACAATCGCAGAATCGGCGCGGCGTGCTGTGGCGGGGTCGCGAGATTCTTCAGCTTGGCCTCAAGCGCCTGGGGGAGCGCGGTCGTAAACTGACGCGCCGGCTGGGTGCACTGGATACCGATTTGGCCGCGCTGACGGCGTTAGGCGTGTCGTGGTCGGAAAACAATGTCCCGGTCAGCGTGCTGGTGCTGCAAAGGCTGTTTCAGGAGATAGGCCGCCGCCGCAACGAGGAGATCGATCCTAAGCCCGAGTCCTTTGTGGGCAAGGTGCTGATGATCAATGGCTCATTAGGTGCGGGTGGCGCGGAGCGTCAGTTCGTCAATACCGCCGTTGCGCTGCAGACGGCGATGCTGCAAGGCCAATCCATTGCCGAGCACGACGTGCTGGGTCCGATTCAGGTCGTGTGCCGGTCGCTACGAAGCCGCGAAGGCGCCGACTTTTTCGCCGCCACACTCCGCGAGCATGACATCCCTGTGGCGGTGTACGCGGATATGCCCGCCTGGGGCGGCTCGGAGTTTGCGTCCCTGCTGGCGCCGTATCGTGAGTATCTGAGATTTTTGCCCAAACAGATCATCGAAGGCACCAGCAAGCTGACGGACGTGATCCGCTCGGGTGCGCCTCGCGTCGTGCACATTTGGCAGGATGGGTCGATCTTTGCGACAGCACTGGCCGCCTTGTTGGCCGGCGTTCCCCGAATCGTTCTGTCTGTGCGCACGATGCCGCCGATAGACCGCCCGGATCGCTACCGCGTCGAGTACGACATCATTTACTCCGAACTATTGAAAATGCGAGGGGTGGTCCTGAGCTCGAACTCCAGCTTTGCCGCGCGACGCTATGCCGATTGGCTGGATCTGGACGCGCGGCGTATTCCCGTGGTCTATAACGGCCTTGCACCCCTGAAGTCCGTCAGCGATGACGCCTGCGTGCAGATGATGCAAGCCTTCTCTGCGCGGACGTCGGAACAGGCTTTTACCGTGGGCACCGTTATGCGCGTCGACGAGAACAAGCGGCCCTTTCTCTGGGTTGAGGCTGCTCAGCAGTTTGCACGCACGAATCCCCATGCGCGCTTCGTGATGGTGGGGGCCGGGCCTTTGCTTGAGCCGGTCAAAGAGTTTGCCCAACGGCTGGGGATATCGGATCGTATCCTGTTCACCGGCCTTTCGCGGCGCGTCGGGTATTGGCTGGAACAGTTCGATGCCTTCTTGTTGCTGTCGCGTTTTGAGGGCTTGCCCAATGTCCTGATCGAAGCCCAGTTCGCGGGCGTGCCCGTCGTGACCACATTGGCCGGCGGAGCCGGTGAGGCCGTGCAAGAAGGCGTGACCGGTTTGACCCTGCGAGCCGAGAACACCACTGCCGAGGAGGTCAATATCGCGCTGGGTCGCCTCTACGCGATGCGGCAGGACGACGCGGATATTGGCCGCAAAGCCCGCCACTGGGCTCGTGCGCGTTTCTCCCTGTCGCAAATGATCTCTGCAACCGTGCGTTGCTATCAAGGACTTTGA
- a CDS encoding leucine-, isoleucine-, valine-, threonine-, and alanine-binding protein: MNKPFHLTPILAAVGVTMGLAWSGAQAQNIKIGVVGPTTGPVTQYGDMVREGVDTAIEQINAAGGVNGKKLEAVVIDDACEPKQGPVAANRVVNQQIGFVVGHVCSGATIAATDIYNNEGVVMVTPSATAPAVTDGKNYEFIFRTIGRDDQQGPAAAKFIESKIKPANVAVLHDKQSYGQGIATAVKKDLEKAGIKVSVFEGINAGDSDYSAVITKLKSNGVDFVYFGGYHPEMGLLLRQAAEQGVKARFMGPEGVGNPDINAIAGDAAEGMLLTLPADFAQNPANAAVVKAFQEKKRNPNGAFQLTSYAATQAIADGIKGAGSTDPTKVAKYMHANTFETPIGKTAWNKQGDLNNFEFEVFTWHKDGSKTAFK; the protein is encoded by the coding sequence ATGAATAAGCCATTTCACTTGACCCCCATTCTGGCCGCCGTGGGCGTGACGATGGGACTGGCCTGGTCCGGTGCCCAGGCGCAGAACATCAAGATTGGGGTCGTCGGTCCGACGACGGGCCCGGTGACGCAATATGGGGATATGGTCCGAGAAGGTGTTGACACCGCCATCGAGCAGATCAACGCGGCGGGAGGCGTAAACGGCAAGAAACTCGAGGCCGTGGTCATCGATGACGCCTGCGAACCCAAGCAGGGGCCAGTCGCTGCCAATCGCGTGGTCAATCAGCAAATCGGTTTCGTCGTCGGCCATGTTTGTTCGGGAGCGACGATTGCCGCGACCGACATCTACAACAACGAAGGTGTGGTGATGGTCACCCCGTCAGCGACGGCGCCGGCGGTTACCGACGGCAAGAACTACGAGTTTATTTTCCGCACCATTGGCCGCGATGATCAACAGGGCCCGGCCGCCGCGAAGTTCATCGAGAGCAAAATCAAGCCTGCCAATGTGGCGGTGCTGCATGACAAGCAATCTTACGGCCAGGGGATTGCCACTGCCGTTAAAAAAGACCTCGAGAAGGCCGGCATCAAGGTCTCGGTGTTCGAAGGTATCAATGCCGGCGACAGCGATTATTCCGCCGTCATCACCAAACTCAAGAGCAATGGCGTGGATTTCGTCTATTTCGGGGGTTATCACCCCGAAATGGGCCTGTTGCTGCGTCAGGCTGCCGAGCAGGGGGTCAAAGCCCGTTTCATGGGGCCGGAAGGCGTCGGCAACCCGGACATCAATGCTATCGCCGGTGATGCGGCCGAGGGCATGCTGCTGACGTTGCCGGCTGATTTTGCACAGAATCCGGCCAACGCCGCCGTGGTCAAAGCCTTCCAGGAAAAGAAGCGCAATCCGAATGGCGCATTCCAGCTGACGTCTTATGCGGCTACCCAGGCGATCGCCGACGGCATCAAAGGCGCAGGCAGCACGGATCCGACCAAGGTGGCAAAGTACATGCACGCCAATACCTTTGAAACCCCGATTGGCAAGACGGCCTGGAACAAGCAGGGCGACTTGAACAATTTCGAGTTCGAGGTCTTTACCTGGCACAAGGATGGCAGCAAGACTGCTTTCAAGTAA
- a CDS encoding transposase family protein, with protein sequence MLDRKTIERLGGWEGYRVERVVWPEGESRTVTIYLKPSARTMHCEHCGNRCRQVHETTTRRVRDLPLMALRVTLVVPRRRVWCEQCGGPHLERLSWLGRYQRVTDRLAEAVSQLLESSNILAVARFFQLGWHTVKALDKALLRRAIQEPDWSQIHYLAMDEFALHKGHRYATVVVDPIRRQVLWIGDGRSRETARAFFEQLPTGVAQQIRAVAIDMTTAYELEIQANCPNAEIVYDLFHVVAKYGREVIDRVRVDQANQLRHDKPARRVIKSSRWLLLRNRKNLDPCQSVKLDELLQANQPLLTAYLMRDELKQLWFYQHPGYARQAWDHWLQQAQGSGIAALAHFALKLKAYLHGILSRCRHRLNTSIVEGINNTIKVIKRRAYGYRDQEYFFLKIRSAFPGIPR encoded by the coding sequence ATGCTGGACCGCAAGACGATCGAGAGGTTGGGTGGGTGGGAAGGTTATCGGGTGGAGCGGGTCGTGTGGCCTGAAGGTGAGAGCCGGACGGTCACGATTTACCTGAAGCCTTCAGCGCGAACGATGCACTGCGAGCACTGCGGCAACCGATGTCGGCAGGTGCATGAGACGACCACGCGCCGGGTGCGGGATCTGCCGCTAATGGCGCTGCGAGTGACGCTGGTAGTGCCGCGTCGGCGGGTCTGGTGCGAGCAGTGCGGTGGACCGCATCTGGAGAGGCTGAGCTGGCTGGGCCGTTACCAGCGAGTGACCGACCGGCTGGCCGAGGCGGTCAGCCAGTTGCTTGAGTCCAGCAACATTCTGGCCGTGGCGCGCTTCTTCCAACTGGGTTGGCACACGGTCAAGGCGCTGGACAAGGCCCTGCTGCGACGGGCGATCCAAGAGCCGGACTGGAGCCAGATCCACTACCTAGCGATGGACGAGTTCGCTCTACACAAGGGCCATCGTTATGCCACGGTCGTTGTCGATCCGATCCGCCGTCAGGTGCTATGGATCGGTGATGGCCGCTCGCGCGAGACGGCCAGAGCCTTCTTCGAACAACTGCCAACTGGGGTTGCCCAGCAGATCCGGGCCGTAGCGATCGACATGACGACGGCCTATGAGCTGGAGATCCAGGCCAACTGCCCCAACGCCGAGATCGTCTACGACCTGTTCCACGTCGTGGCCAAGTACGGCCGTGAAGTGATAGACCGGGTGCGTGTAGACCAAGCGAACCAGTTGCGGCACGACAAGCCGGCCCGCCGGGTGATCAAGTCCAGTCGCTGGCTACTGCTGCGCAATCGCAAAAACCTCGATCCGTGCCAATCGGTAAAGTTGGACGAGTTGCTCCAGGCCAACCAGCCCTTGCTCACCGCTTATCTGATGCGCGATGAGCTCAAACAGCTGTGGTTCTACCAACACCCCGGCTACGCCCGCCAGGCATGGGATCACTGGCTGCAACAGGCTCAGGGCAGCGGCATCGCCGCCTTGGCTCACTTCGCGCTCAAGCTAAAAGCCTATCTGCACGGGATTCTGTCTCGCTGTCGCCACCGGCTCAACACCAGCATCGTCGAGGGCATCAACAACACCATCAAAGTCATCAAACGCCGCGCCTACGGCTACCGCGATCAGGAGTACTTCTTCCTCAAGATCCGGTCTGCATTCCCCGGTATTCCTCGATGA
- a CDS encoding SLBB domain protein — translation MTRVPYQQLLNGHNIALDPRSEVVVEPNLKRFVAMGAITKPGLHELPSKRSNLLDALGVAGGLNDRAADATGVFVFRLDGLDPAGQSRPTVFRLNMRNPESMFLAKQFELRPEDVVYVSNAPMYEWEKIITPIVQVLIVGQRVGAN, via the coding sequence ATGACTCGCGTGCCGTATCAGCAGTTACTTAACGGCCACAATATCGCGCTGGATCCGCGCTCGGAAGTCGTAGTCGAACCCAATCTCAAGCGCTTCGTCGCGATGGGAGCCATTACGAAACCTGGCCTGCATGAGCTGCCGTCCAAACGCAGCAACCTGCTGGATGCGCTGGGTGTGGCAGGCGGATTGAACGACCGCGCTGCCGACGCCACCGGGGTATTTGTCTTTCGTCTCGATGGACTGGACCCGGCGGGCCAATCCCGGCCAACGGTCTTCCGGCTGAACATGCGTAATCCCGAATCGATGTTTCTTGCCAAGCAGTTTGAACTGCGGCCCGAGGACGTCGTCTATGTCAGCAACGCGCCCATGTACGAATGGGAGAAGATCATTACCCCCATCGTGCAGGTCCTGATCGTCGGCCAGCGCGTTGGCGCAAATTGA
- a CDS encoding binding--dependent transport system inner membrane component family protein, giving the protein MVERRPWLDALAHVILLMGVALVAFPIYVTFVASTQTAQEVASAPMSLIPGKHFVDNYMQALFAGSGGGSSGTPVARMMYVSLIMALAISLGKIAISLLSAFAVVYFRFPGRMFFFWMIFVTLMLPVEVRIAPTYKVVADLGLLNSYAGLTLPLIASATATFLFRQFFLTVPDELIEAARIDGAGPVRFFFDVLLPLARTSIAALFVIQFIYGWNQYLWPLLITTQEDMYPVVIGIKRMISGGDSVTEWNITMATALLAMIPPALVVILMQKWFVKGLVDTEK; this is encoded by the coding sequence ATGGTAGAACGCCGTCCCTGGCTAGATGCGCTGGCCCACGTCATCCTTCTGATGGGAGTGGCGCTGGTCGCGTTCCCGATTTATGTCACGTTCGTGGCGTCCACACAGACGGCCCAGGAGGTCGCTTCGGCGCCGATGTCGCTGATTCCTGGCAAGCACTTCGTCGACAACTACATGCAGGCGCTTTTCGCCGGGTCTGGCGGCGGCTCGTCAGGCACGCCGGTGGCGCGCATGATGTACGTCAGTTTGATCATGGCCTTGGCCATTTCGCTGGGCAAGATCGCCATCTCGCTGCTATCGGCGTTTGCTGTCGTGTATTTCCGCTTTCCCGGCCGCATGTTCTTCTTCTGGATGATTTTCGTCACTCTGATGCTGCCGGTCGAAGTGCGCATCGCACCGACCTACAAGGTGGTGGCCGATCTTGGGCTGCTCAATAGTTATGCAGGACTTACCTTACCCCTGATCGCGTCAGCCACGGCGACGTTTCTGTTCAGGCAATTTTTTCTTACCGTGCCGGACGAATTGATCGAAGCCGCTCGCATCGACGGTGCGGGGCCGGTCCGGTTTTTCTTCGATGTGCTGCTGCCTCTGGCGCGCACCAGCATTGCCGCACTGTTTGTGATCCAGTTCATCTATGGCTGGAATCAGTATCTCTGGCCGTTGCTCATCACGACCCAGGAAGATATGTACCCGGTGGTCATTGGCATCAAGCGCATGATCAGCGGCGGCGACAGCGTCACCGAATGGAACATCACCATGGCAACCGCCCTTCTGGCCATGATCCCGCCCGCGCTGGTCGTGATCCTGATGCAGAAATGGTTCGTCAAGGGCCTGGTCGATACGGAAAAGTGA
- a CDS encoding polysaccharide biosynthesis/export family protein → MFRFLPLVILMGLSGCSILAGSGPTRGAIMDAGTAQGADAPGAYDVVDVNASTIEPYVLKRPPEVDGNTSDGYAGNMRARPGDVLRILVADSMEGGLFAPLNTGGTVFEAVRVDAEGMISLPYAGHLRVRNKTLGAIEQMVKNALRNTAAVQPQVMVDLADDRSNSVLVTGAVAQPGRFGGNKSPLTALDAVAQAGGSTLPPY, encoded by the coding sequence ATGTTTCGCTTCCTGCCGCTGGTGATACTGATGGGCTTGTCCGGTTGCAGCATTCTTGCCGGCTCCGGGCCGACGCGCGGCGCCATCATGGACGCCGGCACCGCGCAAGGCGCCGACGCGCCGGGCGCCTATGACGTGGTGGACGTCAACGCCAGCACCATCGAACCGTATGTGCTCAAGCGCCCGCCCGAGGTCGACGGCAATACCTCGGACGGATACGCCGGCAACATGCGCGCCCGGCCGGGCGACGTGCTGCGTATTCTGGTCGCTGACAGCATGGAGGGGGGGCTGTTCGCCCCGCTGAACACCGGAGGTACGGTGTTCGAGGCTGTGCGAGTCGACGCCGAAGGCATGATATCGCTGCCCTATGCCGGCCACCTGCGAGTGCGTAACAAAACACTGGGAGCCATCGAGCAGATGGTCAAGAACGCGTTGCGCAATACGGCTGCCGTGCAACCGCAAGTCATGGTGGATCTGGCTGATGATCGTTCAAACTCTGTACTGGTGACCGGCGCTGTTGCCCAACCCGGCCGCTTCGGAGGCAACAAAAGCCCTCTCACTGCACTGGATGCCGTGGCGCAGGCGGGCGGCTCGACATTGCCTCCGTATTAG
- a CDS encoding putative capsule polysaccharide export inner-membrane protein — MLIAVPGALLAFYLLVIAADQYVSEARFGLRAGSVTQASAASREGHSTLGGGEMTAELFVDSFAVVDYVKSRQIVRELDRTLNLRKMWSKPGIDFWYRVPADASEEALWRHWSRMIDIQFDMSTGAIILRVRAFTPEDSLRLSQAILQASEKLVNQMSKKAREDSVRFAHLEVEEAEQRLSAARFKVQDLRASTGVLDPVKEAEANLQLAAKVRGDIATTAAEVATLRAGGVRGGPGLERAQARLRALQTQLSDLNDQQISVGSKTGKTGSLSTVLREYESAETERQFAEVYYTGALKGLEDARSLAARQVLYTVIASQPTLADESQYPRRWVDTALGLLGFLILWIVVVLVVYAIRDHA, encoded by the coding sequence TTGCTGATCGCCGTGCCCGGCGCACTGCTGGCTTTTTACCTGCTGGTGATCGCGGCTGACCAATACGTGTCGGAAGCCCGTTTCGGCTTGCGGGCGGGCTCTGTGACCCAGGCCTCCGCAGCCAGCCGCGAGGGGCATTCCACTCTTGGTGGAGGCGAGATGACGGCGGAGTTGTTCGTCGACTCCTTCGCCGTGGTGGATTACGTCAAATCGCGCCAGATCGTGCGCGAACTTGACCGGACCCTCAATCTTCGCAAGATGTGGTCCAAGCCTGGCATCGATTTCTGGTACCGGGTTCCGGCTGACGCCTCGGAGGAAGCACTGTGGCGCCATTGGAGTCGCATGATCGACATTCAGTTCGACATGTCAACCGGGGCCATCATCCTGCGTGTCAGGGCATTCACGCCGGAGGACTCGCTACGCTTGTCACAAGCCATCCTCCAGGCCAGCGAAAAACTGGTCAACCAGATGTCGAAGAAGGCTCGGGAAGACAGCGTGCGCTTCGCGCACCTGGAGGTGGAGGAAGCGGAGCAGCGTCTATCTGCCGCACGGTTCAAGGTGCAGGATCTGCGAGCCAGCACGGGGGTACTCGACCCCGTCAAGGAAGCCGAGGCCAATCTGCAACTGGCAGCAAAAGTTCGAGGGGATATCGCCACGACAGCTGCCGAGGTCGCCACCTTACGGGCAGGTGGTGTGCGCGGCGGGCCCGGGCTGGAACGGGCCCAGGCACGCTTGCGTGCCCTGCAGACACAGCTGAGCGATCTCAACGACCAGCAGATCAGCGTCGGGAGTAAGACAGGGAAAACGGGAAGCCTGTCTACGGTATTGCGCGAGTACGAATCCGCAGAGACCGAGCGCCAGTTCGCGGAGGTCTATTACACCGGCGCGCTCAAAGGGCTTGAAGACGCCCGCAGTCTGGCGGCCAGGCAAGTGCTCTACACGGTGATCGCCTCCCAACCTACCTTGGCCGATGAATCGCAATACCCCCGCCGTTGGGTGGACACCGCGCTCGGCCTGCTGGGCTTTCTGATTCTGTGGATCGTCGTCGTGCTAGTGGTATATGCCATCCGCGATCACGCCTGA